A genome region from Tolypothrix sp. PCC 7712 includes the following:
- a CDS encoding DUF5662 family protein, with product MDIDRELTLEEKSTNAETWQHIFLVQKLLAKMQVELMKRQFTHDQSKLRSPEVEAFTEVTHKLKGLTYGSLEYQENLREIKSALKHHYSVNRHHPEFFKNGIEGMNLIDLMELLCDWYAASKRHDDGDIHKSIEISVERFGLSPQLVAILNNTIPLMEDMFEGLHTQADI from the coding sequence ATGGATATCGATAGAGAACTAACTTTAGAGGAAAAAAGCACTAACGCCGAAACCTGGCAGCATATTTTTCTAGTGCAAAAGCTCTTAGCCAAAATGCAGGTAGAGCTTATGAAACGGCAATTCACGCACGACCAAAGTAAGCTTCGCTCACCTGAAGTGGAAGCGTTTACTGAAGTTACTCATAAGCTAAAAGGACTCACTTATGGAAGCTTGGAATACCAAGAAAATCTTAGAGAGATAAAATCAGCTCTAAAACACCACTACTCCGTAAATAGACACCACCCAGAGTTCTTTAAAAACGGAATTGAGGGCATGAACCTTATTGACCTGATGGAGTTACTTTGTGATTGGTACGCTGCCAGTAAACGCCATGATGATGGAGATATTCATAAGAGCATCGAGATTAGTGTAGAACGTTTTGGGCTTTCACCACAACTTGTTGCAATTCTGAATAACACCATCCCCTTAATGGAAGATATGTTTGAAGGTTTGCATACACAAGCTGACATCTAA
- a CDS encoding CBASS cGAMP synthase, whose amino-acid sequence MGITASLFYNSSTEKQTLHRRITPSNEQKEAQKQRWNELADYLKAELKIISGYSIYSWLQGSYKFKTQLRPLFNGDEFDIDLGIYFQWQGEPHDGEFSPLQLKKMVQECMEAYRQHQNDIKKVASPKMRCNRIHYEGDFHIDVPTYHLDNSRDARALATEEDEWEESDPKAIYVWFKQQFPDEDIRHNVRRLIRYLKAWGILNLKEGEGKPSAILLTVLVTESYELLSEEERSSDDNALTGILRLILARLTQDSTVYNPVNHAEIMSDRLGKNGITALKKHIEQFATLAQQALNAKTEVEAADIWSTVYKHFFPLPEAREEIVKFSESRQDSLLRQVFTPTIFVTAERKKPLSQRTNNWSGIDSIGPIPKNCSITFKLVNTSSLPPYVTVEWTVRNEGAEAEIENDLGHPAGRGHSATENSAYKGVHYMDCVLRQYGRIIGVKRVKVVIN is encoded by the coding sequence ATGGGAATTACCGCATCATTGTTTTATAATTCTTCGACAGAGAAGCAAACACTTCATAGACGTATTACTCCTAGCAATGAACAAAAAGAAGCACAAAAACAACGATGGAATGAACTTGCAGATTATTTGAAAGCTGAATTAAAAATAATAAGTGGCTACTCAATTTACTCGTGGCTACAAGGATCTTATAAATTTAAGACTCAGTTACGTCCACTTTTTAATGGCGATGAGTTTGATATTGATTTAGGAATATATTTTCAATGGCAAGGTGAACCTCATGATGGTGAGTTTTCTCCCTTGCAATTAAAGAAAATGGTGCAAGAATGTATGGAGGCTTATAGGCAACATCAAAATGATATTAAAAAAGTAGCGTCTCCTAAAATGCGGTGTAATCGGATTCACTATGAAGGCGACTTTCATATTGATGTACCCACGTATCATTTAGATAATTCACGCGATGCAAGGGCGTTAGCGACTGAAGAAGATGAGTGGGAAGAAAGTGATCCAAAAGCAATTTATGTATGGTTTAAACAACAATTTCCAGATGAGGATATTCGTCATAATGTACGCCGTCTCATTCGTTATTTAAAAGCATGGGGGATTCTTAACCTGAAAGAAGGAGAAGGAAAACCTTCTGCAATTTTATTAACTGTCTTAGTTACAGAATCTTATGAGTTACTCAGTGAAGAAGAACGATCAAGTGATGATAATGCACTGACTGGAATTCTTAGGTTAATATTAGCTCGACTTACACAAGATTCAACGGTGTATAATCCAGTCAATCACGCAGAAATTATGTCCGATCGTCTTGGGAAAAATGGCATCACTGCGTTAAAGAAGCATATAGAACAATTCGCTACTCTTGCTCAACAGGCTCTGAATGCGAAGACAGAAGTTGAAGCGGCTGACATATGGAGCACAGTATACAAACATTTCTTCCCATTACCAGAAGCCAGAGAAGAAATCGTGAAGTTTTCAGAGTCACGGCAAGATTCATTGCTCCGTCAAGTATTTACGCCTACAATTTTTGTCACCGCAGAACGCAAAAAACCTTTATCACAACGAACTAACAACTGGAGTGGTATCGATTCTATTGGGCCAATTCCAAAAAATTGCTCTATTACCTTTAAATTGGTAAATACTAGTTCCCTTCCACCTTATGTAACGGTTGAATGGACAGTAAGAAATGAAGGAGCTGAAGCTGAAATAGAAAATGATTTAGGACATCCTGCAGGAAGAGGACATTCTGCTACAGAAAATTCAGCCTATAAAGGAGTTCACTACATGGATTGTGTCTTGCGTCAGTACGGGCGAATCATCGGCGTGAAAAGAGTTAAAGTAGTGATAAATTAG
- a CDS encoding CBASS cGAMP-activated phospholipase, producing MEHANNFQILSLSGGGYLGLYQVVVLCELEERIGKPIAQCFDLLAGTSIGGIVALSLALEVPATTILHAFEKHGQSIFSARPVPRSTFGKMIDLGRALFNPKYKHDGLRNALHEFIDPATLIGDLKHPIVVPTINLTKGRPQVFKTPHHERFERDHRIRVHDVALATSAAPTFFPLAQVGDELFTDGGLCANMPDAVALHEAEYFFKVPTTQVSILSIGTTTSQFSFSHSTGRNLGILDWFYDTRLMSVILSSQQKLTEFMLTHKLGDRYFRIDSAQSKAQEGDLGLDVATSAAQSTIKGLASAALRESISSPVLRRMLQHTPPTPYFYYGSHRNSNNL from the coding sequence ATGGAGCACGCAAATAATTTTCAAATTCTCTCCTTAAGCGGAGGAGGATATCTTGGTCTTTACCAAGTTGTAGTGTTATGTGAGTTGGAAGAAAGAATTGGCAAGCCCATAGCACAATGCTTTGACCTTTTAGCAGGGACTTCAATTGGTGGCATTGTGGCACTAAGTTTAGCGTTAGAAGTTCCCGCTACGACAATATTACATGCATTTGAAAAGCATGGGCAGAGTATATTTTCCGCAAGGCCTGTACCACGTTCAACATTTGGTAAAATGATTGACCTTGGACGTGCGCTTTTCAACCCTAAGTATAAGCATGACGGGTTACGGAATGCGTTACATGAGTTCATTGATCCTGCGACACTCATAGGCGATCTCAAACACCCAATTGTTGTCCCTACTATCAATTTGACCAAGGGAAGACCTCAAGTGTTCAAAACACCCCATCACGAGCGATTTGAACGAGATCACCGCATTAGGGTTCATGATGTAGCTTTAGCCACATCAGCAGCACCCACATTTTTTCCTTTAGCACAGGTTGGAGATGAACTGTTCACTGACGGCGGACTCTGTGCTAATATGCCTGATGCCGTAGCACTTCACGAAGCAGAGTACTTCTTTAAAGTGCCTACAACGCAGGTGTCTATTTTGAGTATTGGAACTACTACTTCACAATTTTCTTTCTCTCATAGTACTGGTCGAAATTTAGGAATCCTAGATTGGTTTTACGACACACGACTAATGTCTGTCATCCTCTCCTCGCAACAGAAATTGACAGAATTTATGCTCACCCACAAATTAGGTGATCGCTATTTCCGGATTGACTCAGCTCAATCAAAAGCCCAGGAAGGTGATCTAGGACTTGACGTTGCAACTTCTGCGGCTCAATCCACTATTAAAGGTTTAGCAAGTGCTGCGTTGCGAGAATCAATTTCAAGTCCAGTACTCCGCAGAATGCTCCAGCACACACCACCTACTCCTTATTTTTATTACGGATCTCATCGAAACTCAAATAATTTATAA
- a CDS encoding alpha-ketoglutarate-dependent dioxygenase AlkB family protein, which translates to MSLFNEPTRVLPVTYYPEFLSKQEANELYQHCLGLQWQQNQIKMVGKTLLVPRLECIYGDKGCEYLYSKSVLLKPLPWTEVLGQLRDRITSLTGYKFNIVIGNQYRSGQDSIGWHADNESSMGVNPAIASVSLGAERKFQIKLIGGKPTDFWLEHGSLLIMHPGCQSTHLHQVPKTKKLVGTRINLTFRPHVGGRR; encoded by the coding sequence ATGTCCCTTTTTAATGAACCCACAAGAGTTTTACCAGTCACTTATTATCCAGAGTTCCTTAGCAAACAAGAAGCGAACGAACTATATCAGCACTGCCTTGGACTGCAATGGCAGCAGAATCAAATCAAAATGGTGGGTAAAACTTTACTTGTGCCCCGGCTAGAATGCATTTATGGTGACAAAGGTTGTGAGTATTTGTATTCCAAGAGCGTGCTACTGAAACCCCTGCCTTGGACAGAAGTTCTGGGCCAGTTGAGGGACAGAATTACTTCACTGACTGGCTACAAATTCAACATAGTTATCGGCAATCAATACAGGAGCGGCCAGGATTCTATTGGCTGGCACGCAGATAATGAATCGTCGATGGGTGTTAATCCAGCCATCGCATCTGTAAGTTTAGGAGCGGAGCGGAAGTTTCAGATAAAGCTCATCGGGGGCAAGCCGACTGATTTTTGGCTGGAACATGGGAGTTTGCTGATCATGCACCCTGGTTGTCAGTCCACACATCTACATCAAGTTCCCAAAACCAAGAAATTGGTTGGCACAAGAATTAATCTAACTTTTCGTCCGCATGTAGGAGGTAGAAGATGA
- a CDS encoding Rha family transcriptional regulator — translation MSSLNVIQHEGVLVVDSRLIAQELGIQHKNFLATLTKYIEEIEEDWGQVAFETETVTNSVGASNSVKYALLTEPQATLLMTYSRNTEQVRQCKRHLVKAFEKAKLALSNAVELRVVELEQKIAAQGKAIANLQSQIQNLLPPSADFIPPGWNEEVWRKLPPQDKRHFRYIFRRRNFRPSQQGTNEQLALPPVTTEQLKQRQRAEFEQLVGESSAQEKEKLEAAKQEALKQLWLKGEQDDTDVPF, via the coding sequence ATGTCCAGTCTCAATGTTATTCAACATGAAGGTGTATTAGTTGTTGATTCGCGGTTAATAGCTCAAGAGTTAGGTATCCAGCATAAAAACTTTTTGGCAACGTTAACTAAGTATATTGAGGAGATAGAAGAGGACTGGGGACAGGTCGCGTTTGAAACGGAGACTGTCACAAATTCAGTTGGGGCAAGCAATTCCGTAAAATATGCTCTACTGACTGAACCCCAAGCAACTTTGTTAATGACCTACAGTCGTAACACCGAACAGGTTAGGCAGTGCAAGCGGCATTTGGTCAAAGCATTTGAAAAAGCAAAGCTAGCGTTATCAAACGCAGTCGAGTTGCGGGTTGTCGAATTAGAGCAAAAAATAGCAGCCCAAGGTAAAGCGATCGCTAACCTCCAATCCCAAATTCAAAACCTTCTGCCACCATCTGCTGACTTCATACCCCCAGGCTGGAATGAAGAAGTATGGCGAAAGCTTCCCCCACAGGACAAACGCCATTTCCGCTACATCTTCCGCCGTCGTAACTTCCGTCCTTCCCAGCAAGGGACAAATGAGCAACTGGCATTACCTCCTGTGACTACTGAGCAATTGAAGCAACGACAACGGGCGGAATTTGAGCAGCTCGTCGGTGAGTCATCAGCCCAGGAGAAAGAAAAGTTAGAAGCAGCGAAACAAGAAGCATTGAAACAACTATGGTTAAAAGGAGAACAAGATGATACAGATGTCCCTTTTTAA